A window of Rhizobium favelukesii genomic DNA:
CGGCAAAGATCGCATCGACGATGGCGCAATGTTCCGAGAAGGAGGTCGACAGGCGGTTGCGGACGCGCAACTGCAGTCGGCGGTAGGGGCGCAAACGCCGGTGCAACTGCGCGCATTGCTCCTGAAGAAAGTCGCTTCGGCTCGCCGCGTAGATCGCCTTATGGAATTCTTCATTGTCGTAATAATAGGCATCGCTGTCGCCGGCGGCAGCCGATTGCTCGCACCGACCGTGCGAGGCCGTGATCGCCTCGCTTGACGCCTTGTCCAGCCGCCGTGCGGCGAGGGAGCCAGCCAAGCCCTCCAACTCGGCCATGACCTCGAACATCTCGTAGACGCGGTGCGGCCCCGGATCGATGACGACAGCCCCTCTGCGTGGCCGGATCTCGATTAGGCCGATCGCATCGAGCTGCATCAGCGCTTCGCGCACCGGTGTGCGGGAGACGCCGAAGCGGGTCGCAAGAACCGTTTCGTCGAGCCTCTCCCCAGGCAAGAACTCG
This region includes:
- a CDS encoding GntR family transcriptional regulator; translation: MSENVGRWLRDEIENSILSNEFLPGERLDETVLATRFGVSRTPVREALMQLDAIGLIEIRPRRGAVVIDPGPHRVYEMFEVMAELEGLAGSLAARRLDKASSEAITASHGRCEQSAAAGDSDAYYYDNEEFHKAIYAASRSDFLQEQCAQLHRRLRPYRRLQLRVRNRLSTSFSEHCAIVDAIFAGDGEEARRLLRGHVGIQGERFSDLVASMATR